GCGGGGCGTCCGACTCGGTGCGGGCTATGACGCCTGCGGCGTGGCAGTGGTCCGTGAGCAGGTCGCGGACGGCGGCGCGCAGCGCCTCTTCCTCCTCCGAGTACAGCAGGTCGGTCATCGGGCGAGGTCCTTCCAGGCGACGTCCTTGTCGGTGCGCGGCTCGGCGGGCAGGCCCAGGACGCGCTCGGCGACGATGTTCAGCAGGACCTCGCTGGTCCCGCCCTCGATGCTGTTGCCCTTGGAGCGGAGGTAGCGGTAGCCGGCCTCCCGGCCGACGAAGTCCACCAGTTCGGGGCGGCGCATGGTCCAGTCGTCGTACAACAGCCCCTCCTCGCCGAGGAGTTCCACCTCCAGGCCACTGATCTCCTGGTTGAGGCGGGCGAAGGCGAGCTTCATGCCGGCGCCCTCGGGGCCGGGCTGCCCGACGGCGAGCTGCTGGCGCAGGCGTTCGCCGGTGAGCCGGGCGACCTCGGCCTCGACCCACAGCTTGAGCAGGCGCTGGTGCAGGTCGTGGGTGCGCAGCTCCGGGCGCTCGCGCCAGGTCTTCGAGACCGGGCCGATCATGCCGCCCTCGCGGGGCAGCCGCATTCCGCCGATGGCGACACGTTCGTTGTTCAACGTGGTCTGCGCGACCCGCCAGCCGTCGCCGACCTCGCCGAGGCGGCGGGAGTCGGGGATGCGGACGTCCGTGAGGAAGACCTCGTTGAACTCGGCCTCGCCGGTGACCTGCCGCAACGGACGGACCTCGACGCCGGGGTCGGTCATGTCGCAGATGAAGTACGTGATGCCGGCGTGCTTGGGCACGTCCGGGTCGGTGCGGGCGATGAGGATGGCCCAGCGGGCCAGGTGGGCGCTGGAGGTCCACACCTTCTGCCCGTTGACCACCCAGTCTCCCCCACTCTCGGCTTCGCTCGAGCGGGAGGGGCCCCCATCGTCGCGGACGGCGCGGGTGCCGAGCGCGGCCAGGTCGGACCCGGCGCCCGGCTCGCTGAACAGCTGGCACCAGACCTCCTCGCCCGTCCACAGGGGCCTCAGGTACCGCTGCTTCTGCTCCTCGGTGCCGTAGCGCAGGATCGTCGGCGCGACCATGCCGAGGCCGATCCCGATGCGCCGGGGGTCGTTGTCAGGCGCTCCCGCGGCCTCCAGCTCGGCGTCCACGACGGCCTGGAGGGAGCGCGGGGCGCCGAGGCCACCGAGGCCCTCGGGGTAGTGGACCCAGGCGAGCCCCGCGTCGAAGCGGGCCTTGAGGAAGTCGAGCCGTTCGGTCGTGGCGGGTGGATATGCGTCCAGCAACTGTGCCGTGCGGCGCTGGAGTTCGGCTATGTCGGTCATGCGGCGGCTCCGTTCTCCAGCGCGGGCACCACGGCGACGCGGCCGGTGGTGACACCGTCGGCGACGCGCTGCACGGCGGCCGCGGCCCCGCTCAGCGGTACCCGCTCGCTCACCAGCGGCTTGATGGCGCCCCGGGCGGCCAGTTCTGCGAGCTGTTCGTGGCAGTGCAGGACCAGCTTCGGGTTCTTGGTGTTGTACAGGCCCCAGTGCAGGCCGAGGATCGAGTAGTTCTTCACCAGGGCGTGGTTGAGTCCCGGGCTGGGGATCGTGCCGCTGGCGAAGCCCACGACGACGATCCGGCCCTCGAAGGCGACGACCTTCGCGGACTGCGCGTAGGCCTCGCCGCCCACCGGGTCGTAGATCACGTCGGCGCCCCGGCCGTCGGTGGCCTCCTTCACGGCGGCGACGACGTCCTCGGAACGGCGGTCGATGACGACGTCGCAGCCCAGCTCCCGGGCGATGGCGGCCTTGTCGGCCCCGCCCACGACGCCGATGACGGTGGCGCCGGCCGCCTTCCCGAGCTGCACGGCCGCGCTGCCGACCCCTCCGGCGGCGGCGTGGACGAGCAGCGTCTCGCCCGCTTCGAGGCGGGCCCGGCGGTGCAGTCCGAACCATCCCGTCTGGTAGCCGATGTGCAGCGCCGCGGCCTCGGCGTCGTCCAGCGACTCCGGCGCGGGCAGAACCGCGGCGGCATCGGCGACGGCGTACTCGGCGAATCCGCCGTACGGCAGCGCCGGGTTGGCGATGACGCGGCGGCCGTCCTCGGTCTCGCCGCAGATCTCGACCCCCGGTGTGAACGGCAGCGGCGGCCTGACCTGGTACTGGCCCCGGCACATCAGCGCGTCCGGGAAGTTGATGTTCGCGGCAAGCACCTTCAGCAGGACCTGGCCGTCGCCGGGCGTGGGCCGCTCCACCTCGTGAAGCCGCATCACCTCACTCGGCTCACCGTTCTCGTGCACTTGCCATGCCTGCATGCGGGGCCTCCACGCACTGCGTCGTCGTCCGACCGGGTCCGTCGCATACTAAGCGGTCGCTTGCCCATCAGGGAACAGTCGCGTGCGTCACGAACGGGCGGGTCGCGCGCGTACGTGCATCCGCTCGCCCTGCGGCCCGAACAGGCTCAGGAACTCCGCCGACCCCTCCCCCGCCGACCCGAACCAGTGCGGTACGCGGGTGTCGAACTCGGCCGCCTCCCCGGGCCCGAGCACCACGTCGTGCTCCCCGAGCACCAGCCGGAGCCGCCCGGACAGCACGTACAGCCACTCGTAGCCCTCGTGCGTACGCGGATCCGGTTCGGATGTCCGCTGCGGTTCGAGCACCTTGTAGGCCTGGAGTCCGCCGGGCTGCCGGGTCAGGGGCCAGTACGTGCGCCCGTGCCGCACGATCGCCTTGGCGCGCACCCGTGGGTCGCCGACGGGTGGGGCACCCACCAGTTCGTCCAGCGGCACCTGGTGGGCGCGCGCTATCGGCAGCAACAGCTCCAGGGAGGGCTTGCGCAGGCCGGACTCCAGCCGCGAGAGGGTGCTCACCGAGATGCCGGTCGCCTCCGACAGACCGGCCAGCGTGGCACCCCGCTCCTTGCGTATCCGTCGCAGCCGGGGGCCGACGCCCGCGAGAACCTCGTCCGTGTCGTCACTCACGGCGGCATCACTCACGGCGGCATTAGTCACGGCGGCATTAGTCATGGCGGCATTAGTCACGGCGGCATTAGTCATGGCGGCATTGCAGTTTCGGCAAGCGGGTTTGTCAATGCAGCAGATCGGGGTGTCGACAGAACACCGCCGTGCGGGTGTGGACGCGACGCCTCCGTAGCACCATGGGCCCATGCTGTTCGCCCGGCTCGCCCGTGTGTCGCAGGAGGTCGCCGCCACCTCGGCGCGGTCCCGGAAGATCGCGCTGCTCGGTGAACTGTTCCGGGACGCCGAAGCGGAGGACGTGCCGATCGTCATCCCGTATCTGGCGGGGCGCCTGCCGCAGGGGCGGCTCGGCATCGGCTGGAAGCTCCTCGATCAGCGGATTCCGCCGGCCGTCGAGCCCACGCTCACCGTGCGTGACGTGGACGCCCGGCTGACGGAGATCGGCTCCGTCACGGGCGCCGGCTCGCAGGGCGAACGCAGGCGGCTGGTGGGCGAGATGCTGGCGGCGGCCACCGCGGACGAGCAGCGGTACCTGTTCGGGCTGCTCACCGGTGAGGTGCGGCAGGGTGCGCTGGAGGCGGTCGCCGTGGAGGGGCTGGCCGGGGCGACGGGCGCGCCCCCGGCGGACGTGCGGCGGGCCGTCATGCTCGCCGGGTCGCTCCAGACGGTGGCGCAGGCCCTGCTCGCCGACGGCCCCGGGGCCCTCGACAGGTTCCGGCTCACGGTCGGCCGCCCGGTGCTGCCGATGCTCGCGCAGACCGCGGCCTCGGTCGCCGAGGCCGTCCGGAAACTGGGCGCGTGCGCCGTCGAGGAGAAGCTCGACGGCATCCGGGTCCAGGTGCACCGGGACGGCGACGACGTACGGATCCACACCCGCACCCTCGACGACATCACCGACCGGCTGCCCGAAGTCACCTCCGCCGCCCTGGCGCTGGCGGGCGAGCGGTTCATCCTGGACGGCGAGGTCATCTCCTTCGACGAGGACGGGCGGCCGCGCTCCTTCCAGGAGATCTCCGGGCGCGTCGGCTCCCGGGTGGACGTGGCGACGGCCGCCGCGGCCGTCCCCGTCTCGTCCGTGTTCTTCGACGCCCTGTCCGTGGACGGCCGGGACCTGCTGGACCTGCCGTTCACGGACCGCCACGCCGAGCTGGCCCGGCTCGTACCGGAGCCGATGCGGGTGCGGCGCACGCTCGTGCGCGGGCCCGAGGACGCGGGTGCCGCGGAGGCCTTCCTCGCTCGGACCTTGGGGCGCGGGCACGAGGGCGTGGTGGTGAAATCCCTGGACGCCCCCTACAGCGCGGGCCGACGGGGTGCCTCCTGGCTCAAGGTCAAGCCCGTGCACACGCTCGACCTGGTGGTGCTGGCCGCCGAATGGGGTCATGGCCGCCGCACCGGCAGGCTCTCCAACCTGCACCTCGGCGCCCGCAACCCGGACGGCTCCTTCGCGATGCTCGGCAAGACGTTCAAGGGGATGACGGACGCGATGCTCGCCTGGCAGACCGAGCGGCTGAGGGAACTGGCCGTCGAGGACAACGGCTGGGTGGTGACCGTGCGTCCCGAGCTCGTCGTCGAGATCGCGTACGACGGGCTGCAGCGGTCGACCCGCTACCCGGCCGGGGTCACCCTGCGCTTCGCCCGGGTCGTGCGCTACCGGGAGGACAAGAGGCCTCAGGAGGCCGACACCGTGGAGACGGTGCTGGCCGCCCACCCCGAGGTGATCCCATGACCAAGCAGGAGAAGCGCAGTGCGGGCCTCCTGTTGTACCGGCACACCGATCACGGTCCGGAAGTCCTGCTCGGCCATATGGGCGGCCCCTTCTTCGCCCGCCGGGAGGCCGGCGCGTGGACCGTGCCCAAGGGCGAGTACGAGCCCGACGAGCCCTCCTGGGACGCCGCCCGCCGGGAGTTCCAGGAGGAGCTGGGGCTCCCGCCGCCCGACGGGGAGGCCGTCCCGCTCGGCGAGGTCCGGCAGACCAACGGCAAGATCGTCACGGCCTGGGCGATCGAGGCCGACCTCGATCCGGCGACGATCCGGCCGGGGACCTTCACGATGGAGTGGCCGCCGAAGTCGGGCCGCCGCCAGGAGTTCCCCGAGCTGGACCGCGTGGAGTGGTTCGGCCTCGACCGGGCGCGGGATGTGATCGTGAAGGCGCAGGCGGCGTTTCTCGACCGGCTTGCGGAGCACTCGGAGTAAACCCGCGTTGCGGTTGCCGCCTGCGCGCGGGAATGTCGAATCACAGCCTGTTCAACAGGAGGCCTGTCATGCCCATCGCGACCGTGAACCCGGCGACCGGCGAGACACTCAAGACGTACGAAGCCCTGGGCGCGGAGGAGATCGAGCGCAGGCTCACCGCCGCCGAGACCGCGTTCCGCACCCATCGCACGACCACGTTCGCCGAACGCGCCCTGCGCATGAACAAGGCGGCCGCCCTGCTGGACGAGGACCAGCAGGACATCGCCCGGGTGATGACCACCGAGATGGGCAAGCCCATCACACAGGCCCGCGCGGAGGCCGCGAAGTGCGCCAAGGCGATGCGCTGGTACGCCGACCACGCCGAAGAACTGCTCGCCGACGAGGAGCCTGCCGAATCCGACGTGAAGGACTCGGGCGCCTACGAGGTGCTCGTGCGCTACCGGCCACTCGGCCCGGTGCTCGCCGTGATGCCGTGGAACTTCCCGCTGTGGCAGGTGGTCCGGTTCGCCGCGCCCGCGCTGATGGCGGGCAACGTGGGGCTGCTCAAGCACGCCTCGAACGTCCCGCAGACCGCGCTCTACCTGGAGGACCTGTTCCGTAGGGCGGGCTTCGCCGAGGGCTGCTTCCAGGCCCTGCTCATCGGCTCCGGCACCGTCGAGAAGGTCCTGCGCGACCCGCGGATCAAGGCCGCCACGCTCACCGGCAGCGAACCGGCGGGCCGGGCCGTCGCCTCGGTCGCCGGGGACGAGGTCAAGAAGACGGTCCTGGAGTTGGGCGGCAGCGATCCCTACGTCGTCATGCCGTCCGCGGACCTGGACAAGGCGGCCAGGGTCGCGGTGACGGCGCGGGTGCAGAACAACGGGCAGTCGTGCATCGCCGCCAAGCGGTTCATCGTGCACACGGACGCGTTCGACGCCTTCGCCGAGCGGTTCACGGCCGGGATGAAGGCACTGAAGGTCGGCGACCCGATGGCGGAGGAGACCCAGGTCGGGCCGCTCTCCAGTGAGCGGGGCCGCGCCGACCTGGAAGAACTCGTCGTCGACGCGGTCGAGGGCGGTGCGACGGTGCTGTGCGGGGGCGAGCGCCCCGACGGGCCCGGCTGGTACTACCCGCCGACCGTCCTCGCGGACATCACCCCCGGGATGCGCATCCATCAGGAGGAGGCGTTCGGGCCGGTCGCCACGCTCTACCGGGCCGCCGACCTCGACGAGGCGGTGACGCTCGCGAACGACTCGCCGTTCGGGCTGAGTTCCAACGTTTGGACGCACAACGGTATCGAGATCGACCGTTTCGTACGGGATCTGGAGGCAGGCAGCGTGTACGTCAATGGGATGACGGCGTCCCACCCGGCGTTCCCGTTCGGCGGGGTCAAGCGGTCCGGGTACGGCCGGGAGCTGTCCGGCCACGGAATCCGCGAGTTCTGCAACATCACCACCGTATGGCACGGGGCGTGAGCGTTCCGCGACTACGATCCCCCCTGTGAACCGCGAAGTGACCCTGCCTCTGATCGTCGACGACCGCGGGACCTTGCAGGTGGCGGCCGCGGATGTGAGCAAGCTGCTGCGCACGCTGGGCGGGCGGTGGCTGCGGCTGGTGGAGGCCGGGGCGGAGGGACTGGACGAGGATACGGTGGCCGCGCTGACGATCGAGCTCGCGAAGCTTGCCGATCGGATCGACGTGGCGTGCATCGCCCACAGCAGCGGTTCGCTTCGCTAGAGAGCGCCGTACGACTGTCGGCCATCCGTGATCTGCGGGTCACTTGTGGCGGGTCGCGCAGTTCCCCGCGCCCCTGACGGGGCACGCCCCCGGCTCGGCAGTTCCCTGCCCGTCCGCACCATCGACACACCTCCTCCGACCTCGACTTCATCACCGTGCGCACACACCTCCTCACTCTCTGTCGATCGCTGGAGTGGAGTAACCCGACGAGATATCCCCGCGAGGCCGGGCGATCGTGGGTGAACACCCGCGTGTGGGTGAACCCCCCTTCCGCCGGGGGGCGAAGAGCCCCCCGCCAAGGCGAAAGAAGGCGCGCTCCATGGCGACTCTGTGCAGACCCGCGGTTTCCGTTCCGGAACATGTGATCACGATGGAGGAGACGCTCGAACTGGCGCGCTCCCGCCACCCGGACCACCCCCAACTGCCGCTGGCACTGCGGCTGATCGAGAACACCGGGGTGCGTACCCGGCACATCGTGCAGCCCATCGAGGAGACCCTGAAGCACCCGGGCTTCGAGGAGCGCAACAACCTCTACGAGGCCGAGGCGAAGGCCCGCGTCCCCGCGGTCGTCCAGCGGGCGCTGGACGACGCCGAACTGCTCACCGGCGACATCGACGTGATCATCTACGTGTCCTGCACCGGGTTCATGATGCCGTCGCTGACGGCGTGGCTGATCAACACGATGGACTTCGGCACCGACACCCGGCAGATACCCATCGCCCAGTTGGGCTGCGCCGCGGGCGGCGCGGCCATCAACCGGGCGCACGACTTCTGCACGGCCTACCCGGACGCCAACGCCCTCATCGTGGCCTGTGAGTTCTGCTCGCTGTGCTACCAGCCGACCGACCTCGGTGTCGGCTCGCTGCTGTCCAACGGCCTGTTCGGCGACGGCATCGCGGCCGCGGTCGTCCGCGGCAAGGGCGGCACCGGAATCAAGCTGGAACGCAACGGCTCGTACCTGATCCCCAAGACCGAGGAGTGGATCGCGTACGACGTCCGGGCCACCGGATTCCACTTCCTGCTGGACAAGCGGGTGCCGACCACGATGGAACCGCTCGCCCCGGCGCTTCAGGACTTGGCGAAACAGCATGGCTGGGACGCCTCCGACCTGGACTTCTACATCGTCCATGCGGGCGGCCCGCGGATCCTGGACGACCTGAGCAAGTTCCTCCACGTGCCGCCGGAGGCCTTCCGGTTCAGCCGGTCCACGCTCACCGAGTACGGCAACATCGCGAGTGCCGTCGTCCTGGACGCACTGCGCCGGCTCTTCGAGGCGGGCGGCGCCGAGCACACGGCGCGCGGGCTGCTGGCCGGTTTCGGGCCGGGCATCACGGCGGAGATGGCCCTGGGCCGCTGGCACATCTCCGAGAACGGCAAGCAGTGAGATGACGAGCGAGACGGACAGCGAGGCGGCGTGTGAGATGACCGAAGAGACGATCACCGAGACCATGCCGCCGGTCCGCCAGTGGCCGGCTCCCGACCTGACCGGCGTGGACTTCGATCCTGTCCTCACCGACCTCATGCAAGAGGGCCCGGTCACCCGGATCCAGCTGCCCAACGGCGACGGCTGGGCCTGGCTGGTCACCCGCTACGACGACGTGCGCTTGGTGACCAACGACCCCCGGTTCAGCCGTGAGGCGGTCATGGACCGGCCGGTCACCCGGCTCGCCCCGCACTTCATCCCGCGGCGCGGCGCGGTCGGTTTCCTCGATCCACCCGACCACACCCGGCTGCGCCGCTCGGTCGCCGCGGCCTTCACGGCGCGCGGCGTGGAGCGGGTGCGCGAGAAGTCGCGGCGGATGCTCGACGAACTCGTGGACGAGCTGCTCCAGGACGGGCCCCCCGCCGATCTCACCGCGGCGGTCCTCGGCCCCTTCCCCATCGCCGTGATCTGCGAGCTGATGGGCGTCCCGGCCGCCGACCGGCAGAACATGCACATCTGGACCCAGCTCATCCTGTCCTCCTCGCACGGCGCGAAGGTCAGCGAGAAGGCCAAGGACGAGATGAGCGCGTACTTCGCCGACCTCATCGGCATCCGCGAGGGAAGCACCGGCGAGGACGTCGCCTCGCTGCTCGGCGCCGCTCTGGGCCGGGGCGAGGTGACGCTGGACGAGGCCGTGGGGCTCGCCGTGCTCCTCCA
The Streptomyces sp. CGMCC 4.7035 DNA segment above includes these coding regions:
- a CDS encoding acyl-CoA dehydrogenase family protein, producing the protein MTDIAELQRRTAQLLDAYPPATTERLDFLKARFDAGLAWVHYPEGLGGLGAPRSLQAVVDAELEAAGAPDNDPRRIGIGLGMVAPTILRYGTEEQKQRYLRPLWTGEEVWCQLFSEPGAGSDLAALGTRAVRDDGGPSRSSEAESGGDWVVNGQKVWTSSAHLARWAILIARTDPDVPKHAGITYFICDMTDPGVEVRPLRQVTGEAEFNEVFLTDVRIPDSRRLGEVGDGWRVAQTTLNNERVAIGGMRLPREGGMIGPVSKTWRERPELRTHDLHQRLLKLWVEAEVARLTGERLRQQLAVGQPGPEGAGMKLAFARLNQEISGLEVELLGEEGLLYDDWTMRRPELVDFVGREAGYRYLRSKGNSIEGGTSEVLLNIVAERVLGLPAEPRTDKDVAWKDLAR
- a CDS encoding NADPH:quinone oxidoreductase family protein; protein product: MQAWQVHENGEPSEVMRLHEVERPTPGDGQVLLKVLAANINFPDALMCRGQYQVRPPLPFTPGVEICGETEDGRRVIANPALPYGGFAEYAVADAAAVLPAPESLDDAEAAALHIGYQTGWFGLHRRARLEAGETLLVHAAAGGVGSAAVQLGKAAGATVIGVVGGADKAAIARELGCDVVIDRRSEDVVAAVKEATDGRGADVIYDPVGGEAYAQSAKVVAFEGRIVVVGFASGTIPSPGLNHALVKNYSILGLHWGLYNTKNPKLVLHCHEQLAELAARGAIKPLVSERVPLSGAAAAVQRVADGVTTGRVAVVPALENGAAA
- a CDS encoding helix-turn-helix domain-containing protein → MTNAAVTNAAVSDAAVSDDTDEVLAGVGPRLRRIRKERGATLAGLSEATGISVSTLSRLESGLRKPSLELLLPIARAHQVPLDELVGAPPVGDPRVRAKAIVRHGRTYWPLTRQPGGLQAYKVLEPQRTSEPDPRTHEGYEWLYVLSGRLRLVLGEHDVVLGPGEAAEFDTRVPHWFGSAGEGSAEFLSLFGPQGERMHVRARPARS
- a CDS encoding ATP-dependent DNA ligase, with protein sequence MLFARLARVSQEVAATSARSRKIALLGELFRDAEAEDVPIVIPYLAGRLPQGRLGIGWKLLDQRIPPAVEPTLTVRDVDARLTEIGSVTGAGSQGERRRLVGEMLAAATADEQRYLFGLLTGEVRQGALEAVAVEGLAGATGAPPADVRRAVMLAGSLQTVAQALLADGPGALDRFRLTVGRPVLPMLAQTAASVAEAVRKLGACAVEEKLDGIRVQVHRDGDDVRIHTRTLDDITDRLPEVTSAALALAGERFILDGEVISFDEDGRPRSFQEISGRVGSRVDVATAAAAVPVSSVFFDALSVDGRDLLDLPFTDRHAELARLVPEPMRVRRTLVRGPEDAGAAEAFLARTLGRGHEGVVVKSLDAPYSAGRRGASWLKVKPVHTLDLVVLAAEWGHGRRTGRLSNLHLGARNPDGSFAMLGKTFKGMTDAMLAWQTERLRELAVEDNGWVVTVRPELVVEIAYDGLQRSTRYPAGVTLRFARVVRYREDKRPQEADTVETVLAAHPEVIP
- a CDS encoding NUDIX domain-containing protein yields the protein MTKQEKRSAGLLLYRHTDHGPEVLLGHMGGPFFARREAGAWTVPKGEYEPDEPSWDAARREFQEELGLPPPDGEAVPLGEVRQTNGKIVTAWAIEADLDPATIRPGTFTMEWPPKSGRRQEFPELDRVEWFGLDRARDVIVKAQAAFLDRLAEHSE
- a CDS encoding NADP-dependent succinic semialdehyde dehydrogenase gives rise to the protein MPIATVNPATGETLKTYEALGAEEIERRLTAAETAFRTHRTTTFAERALRMNKAAALLDEDQQDIARVMTTEMGKPITQARAEAAKCAKAMRWYADHAEELLADEEPAESDVKDSGAYEVLVRYRPLGPVLAVMPWNFPLWQVVRFAAPALMAGNVGLLKHASNVPQTALYLEDLFRRAGFAEGCFQALLIGSGTVEKVLRDPRIKAATLTGSEPAGRAVASVAGDEVKKTVLELGGSDPYVVMPSADLDKAARVAVTARVQNNGQSCIAAKRFIVHTDAFDAFAERFTAGMKALKVGDPMAEETQVGPLSSERGRADLEELVVDAVEGGATVLCGGERPDGPGWYYPPTVLADITPGMRIHQEEAFGPVATLYRAADLDEAVTLANDSPFGLSSNVWTHNGIEIDRFVRDLEAGSVYVNGMTASHPAFPFGGVKRSGYGRELSGHGIREFCNITTVWHGA
- a CDS encoding DUF6213 family protein, yielding MNREVTLPLIVDDRGTLQVAAADVSKLLRTLGGRWLRLVEAGAEGLDEDTVAALTIELAKLADRIDVACIAHSSGSLR
- a CDS encoding type III polyketide synthase, with the protein product MGEPPFRRGAKSPPPRRKKARSMATLCRPAVSVPEHVITMEETLELARSRHPDHPQLPLALRLIENTGVRTRHIVQPIEETLKHPGFEERNNLYEAEAKARVPAVVQRALDDAELLTGDIDVIIYVSCTGFMMPSLTAWLINTMDFGTDTRQIPIAQLGCAAGGAAINRAHDFCTAYPDANALIVACEFCSLCYQPTDLGVGSLLSNGLFGDGIAAAVVRGKGGTGIKLERNGSYLIPKTEEWIAYDVRATGFHFLLDKRVPTTMEPLAPALQDLAKQHGWDASDLDFYIVHAGGPRILDDLSKFLHVPPEAFRFSRSTLTEYGNIASAVVLDALRRLFEAGGAEHTARGLLAGFGPGITAEMALGRWHISENGKQ
- a CDS encoding cytochrome P450; its protein translation is MTEETITETMPPVRQWPAPDLTGVDFDPVLTDLMQEGPVTRIQLPNGDGWAWLVTRYDDVRLVTNDPRFSREAVMDRPVTRLAPHFIPRRGAVGFLDPPDHTRLRRSVAAAFTARGVERVREKSRRMLDELVDELLQDGPPADLTAAVLGPFPIAVICELMGVPAADRQNMHIWTQLILSSSHGAKVSEKAKDEMSAYFADLIGIREGSTGEDVASLLGAALGRGEVTLDEAVGLAVLLQIGGEAVTNNTGQMFYILLTRPDLAQRLRAEPEIRPQAIDELLRYVPHRNAVGLSRIATADVEINGVRIRAGDAVYVSYLAANRDPDVFPDPETIDFGRNPNPHVAFGFGPHYCPGGMLARLEAELLVDVLLDRVPGLRLAVPPEQVPFKKGALIRGPEALPVTW